ATTGTCATCGAAATAAGGAGTCCGCTGTGTCTGTCGTCGAAGCCAAACGTCTGCCGTACAAAGTTGCCGACATGTCGCTGGCCGATTGGGGCCGCAAAGAGATCATGCTGGCCGAGAACGAGATGCCCGGCCTGATGGCGCTGCGGAAGAAGTATGGCAAATCGAAGCCGCTGGACGGCGCCCGCATCGCCGGCTGCTTGCACATGACGATTCAAACCGCCGTCCTCATCGAAACGTTGACAGAGCTTGGCGCGGAAGTGACCTGGAGTAGTTGCAACATCTTCTCGACGCAAGATCATGCCGCCGCCGCCATTGCCAAGGCTGGCATTCCGGTTTACGCCTGGAAGGGGGAGACGAACGAGGAATTCGACTGGTGCATCGAGCAGACGATTTTCTTCCCCGACGGCCAGCCGCTGAACATGATTCTCGACGATGGCGGTGACTTGACGGCAATGGTCCACAAGCGATTTCCCGAGTTGCTGTCTGGCATCCGCGGCCTTAGCGAAGAGACCACGACCGGCGTCAAAGAACTGCACCGGATGCTCGCCAACGGCGAACTGAAACTGCCTGCGATCAATGTCAACGACTCGGTCACGAAAAGCACGTTCGACAACCTCTACGGCTGCCGAGAGTCGCTGGCCGACGGCATCAAGCGAGCGACTGACATTATGGTTGCCGGCAAGGTGGTCGTCGTCGCGGGCTACGGCGACGTCGGCAAGGGGTGTGCGCACTCGATGAAGTCGCTGGGGGCTCGCGTGATCGTAACAGAGATCGATCCGATCTGCGCCCTGAAAGCGGCGATGGAAGGCTACGAAGTCACCACAATGGAAGAAGCCGCCCCGCGCGGGAACATCTTCGTCACCACGACCGGCTGCCGCGACATCATTCGCGGCGAGCATATGGTGGCGATGCCGAACGACGCCATCGTGTGCAACATTGGCCACTTCGATCTAGAAATTGACATTGCCTGGCTCAACGGGCAGAAGAACGTCAAAAAGCTGGAGATCAAGCCGCAGGTCGATCGCTACACCTTCCCCAGCGGCCGTTCGATTTTGGTTCTGGCCGAAGGCCGCTTGGTGAACCTCGGGTGTGCCACCGGCCATCCGTCGTTCGTGATGAGCAACAGCTTTACCAACCAAGTGATGGCTCAAATCGCCCTGTGGACCGAGTCGGACAAGTTCCCCATCGGCGTTCACATGTTGCCCAAAAAGCTGGACGAAGAAGTTGCCCGCCTGCACTTGGAGAAGCTGGGCGTGAAGCTGACCAAGCTCACAGACACGCAGGCAGATTACATCCATGTGCCGGTCGAGGGACCGTACAAGCCGGAGTATTACCGGTACTAGGAGGTATGCGGCAGGCGGCGGCTCAATGCGAAATTTGCAAGGATGCAAGAGGCAATGCCAGCGTAAGTCATTCCTAGTTTTCACCTAGAATTCATGGGTGAGCTGCGCAGGGGCCGCACGCTATTAGCGACCAACGAAGCAGACATTTCGGCATTCGTTACCGTGGTTGTTGACAGGTCCGCAGTTCTGATGGACTGCGCCATTGCAGGTTTGAATCACGCAGGGCTGATTGGTGGTATTCTGGCTTGAGATCCAATAGGATGCCGCCCTATCAATTCTCGGAGCAAGTACCAATTGCCCGCGCTGCGTTTGGCATCAAAAGCAAGACGCCGGAAGAGCGTCTGTAAACGATTGCCGACCGCATGGAAGCAACGCAGGATATTCTGGCGTCGATTCCTCCCGCGCCCCGATCGCTGGCGGCAAACTGCGGAGGGGGCAACTGGTCCACGCAGGTTGTCGTTTGTCTTGTGTCCACCTTGGCCCTCGAATCTCAATCGAGCTGCTTGTCCGGCCATGCCTCGTCAAAACGAAATTCTAAACCACACGCAGGTGGCGCCGATCGGCAATTGCAAAATCCCCATCTCTACCGTGGAGGACATGATTCTGCTTAAATGGGTCTTCCATCGAGCACTGGATCTGCAAGACAATCGCGACATCCTTTGGGTTCAGGAAGGAAAGTTCGATTCGGATTACCTTCGTGCTTGGAGCTTGAAGACTCATGATGAGGCAGCCCGACACGAGCTGGAACTGCAATTCAACGAATAATTGAGAGACTCAACAAACTCTGTTTCCCCATGCCCACCATCGCCCCTTTCCGCGCTCTGCGTTACGACCTCAAGCACATCGGCGCCTTGTCCAACGTCATCTGTCCGCCCTACGACGTGATCGATGCGAATTTGCAAAGCGAACTTTACAAGTTGCACCCGGCCAATATCATTCGCGCGGAGCTAAATCGCGGCGAGCCTGGCGACAACGACGCCAACAACCGCTACACCCGCGCCGCCAAGTTCTTGAAGAATTGGCGCGACGAAGGGGTTCTCTATGAAGAGCCGCGCCCCGCGGTTTACGTCTACCACCAAACATTCGATGCCGATGGGCAAAAACATACCCGCCGGGGCTTTATGGTTCGCTGCCGGCTCGTGCGTTTCGGCGAAGGAAACGTTTTTCCGCACGAAGAAACCCTATCCGGCCCCAAACAAGATCGCCTGCTCCTCACGCGCGCTTGCCGCGCGAACCTGAGTCAGATCTTCGGGTTGTTTCCCGATGAGGCAAACGCCGCGCAAGAACTGCTCGAATCGGCCATTCGCGGACAGACTCCGCTTGAAGCCAAGGACCATCTTGGAGTCGTACACCGCATGTGGACCGTTGCTGACGAGTCGGTCATCTCGCAACTCATTGGTATCCTGGGGCCAAAACCGATGTTCATCGCCGATGGCCACCATCGCTACGAAACCGCCTGCAATTATCGCGACGAACTCGCCGCCGCAGGCAAGCTTACTGCGGACCATCCGGCAAACTATGTGCTGATGATGTGCGTTGGAATGAGTGACCCAGGTCTGCTGGTACTGCCGACTCACCGATTATTCCGCGGGATGCCCAAGATGACTTCGCGGCAACTCATCGGCAAGCTGGAGCCGCACTTTACATCGCGGGTCGCCGGCGAGGGCGCCGACTTGGCCGCGACCTTGTGGGATGGACTTGAAGCCGCCAGCGACCAAGGCGTCATCGGGTTTTTCACTGCCGAAGACGAACGATGGACGATTGCCAAGGTCACCAAATCGGGTGCCAAAAAAATGGCCGAGATCGCCGCAGAACATTCTCCCGATTGGCGAAGCCTGGGCGTTTCGCTACTCCACCGGTTGGTTGTAGAGCACTTGCTTGGCGGCA
This region of Pirellulales bacterium genomic DNA includes:
- a CDS encoding adenosylhomocysteinase, whose amino-acid sequence is MSLADWGRKEIMLAENEMPGLMALRKKYGKSKPLDGARIAGCLHMTIQTAVLIETLTELGAEVTWSSCNIFSTQDHAAAAIAKAGIPVYAWKGETNEEFDWCIEQTIFFPDGQPLNMILDDGGDLTAMVHKRFPELLSGIRGLSEETTTGVKELHRMLANGELKLPAINVNDSVTKSTFDNLYGCRESLADGIKRATDIMVAGKVVVVAGYGDVGKGCAHSMKSLGARVIVTEIDPICALKAAMEGYEVTTMEEAAPRGNIFVTTTGCRDIIRGEHMVAMPNDAIVCNIGHFDLEIDIAWLNGQKNVKKLEIKPQVDRYTFPSGRSILVLAEGRLVNLGCATGHPSFVMSNSFTNQVMAQIALWTESDKFPIGVHMLPKKLDEEVARLHLEKLGVKLTKLTDTQADYIHVPVEGPYKPEYYRY
- a CDS encoding DUF1015 domain-containing protein, coding for MPTIAPFRALRYDLKHIGALSNVICPPYDVIDANLQSELYKLHPANIIRAELNRGEPGDNDANNRYTRAAKFLKNWRDEGVLYEEPRPAVYVYHQTFDADGQKHTRRGFMVRCRLVRFGEGNVFPHEETLSGPKQDRLLLTRACRANLSQIFGLFPDEANAAQELLESAIRGQTPLEAKDHLGVVHRMWTVADESVISQLIGILGPKPMFIADGHHRYETACNYRDELAAAGKLTADHPANYVLMMCVGMSDPGLLVLPTHRLFRGMPKMTSRQLIGKLEPHFTSRVAGEGADLAATLWDGLEAASDQGVIGFFTAEDERWTIAKVTKSGAKKMAEIAAEHSPDWRSLGVSLLHRLVVEHLLGGTDLPKPKYVHSINEVIESLEAGDTAGRDATGIMGQGGRFELAALVMPATVEHIRKISEHNERMPAKSTYFYPKLVSGLVINPLE